From one Lolium rigidum isolate FL_2022 chromosome 4, APGP_CSIRO_Lrig_0.1, whole genome shotgun sequence genomic stretch:
- the LOC124708332 gene encoding uncharacterized protein LOC124708332, with product MGFTSAQRIALTVSLFGVLAFLLGVIAENKKPPYGTPIKGKDVVICKFPSDPTIAMGSVSIVALVLAAIIGHVSIFFPYKGKSVPRGALFQSTSLSVFFVIAELVSALAFAMLLWATITESHHRTSNIHHDMDTQCPTAKTGLFGGAAFLALDAALFWLVCQMLALNARADYLDEDGDKGEYGQVYAEDGDGSKV from the exons ATGGGCTTCACTTCGGCTCAACGGATCGCGCTCACCGTCTCCCTGTTTGGCGTCCTCGCGTTTCTGCTCGGCGTCATCGCGGAGAACAAAAAG CCCCCTTACGGGACACCTATCAAGGGAAAGGATGTCGTCATCTGCAAGTTCCCGAGTGACCCGACCATTGCAATGGGGAGCGTGTCCATTGTGGCGCTCGTGTTAGCTGCCATCATCGGGCACGTTTCCATCTTTTTCCCATACAAGGGCAAGTCAGTTCCTCGAGGAGCATTATTCCAGAGCACCAGCCTGTCGGTGTTCTTCGTCATCGCGGA GCTGGTGTCAGCTCTGGCTTTTGCGATGCTGCTCTGGGCAACGATCACGGAGAGTCACCATCGCACCAGCAACATCCACCATGACATGGACACCCAGTGCCCTACCGCAAAGACTGGCCTTTTTGGAGGTGCCGCTTTCCTGGCCCTTGACGCTGCTCTGTTCTGGCTTGTTTGCCAGATGCTGGCCCTCAATGCAAGGGCTGACTATCTGGACGAGGACGGCGACAAGGGTGAATATGGCCAGGTTTATGCTGAGGATGGTGATGGCTCCAAGGTCTGA